One stretch of Molothrus aeneus isolate 106 chromosome 2, BPBGC_Maene_1.0, whole genome shotgun sequence DNA includes these proteins:
- the NYX gene encoding nyctalopin — protein sequence MFAIVLTVILWLPQVHGAWACVRSCPPSCVCTPERSCSVRCDRAGLGQIPSEFPCEASSINLDKNSIKFLSERAFGTLPSLKSLSLNHNNISFITPGAFKGLPSLMELKMAHNEYIRYLHTRTFTALRRLVRLDLADCNLFNIPDRIFIELPALQELFCFQNNFRRIPGAIRGMENLTHVYLERNRIEAVAYNSLQGLTKLKYLNLQDNKINVIHERAFQGCQRMEYLYLNDNLIAELPENSFDGLRHLKMLNLGGNFLRNISNTWFRDLGELEFLYLDRNRISYIEEGAFENLTSLVALHLNSNNLTTLPFSVFEPVYFLGRLYLFRNPWECDCRLEWLKEWMENYRLVRDIPCASPSSVAGVDLTDVLFERSPEGFCLDPEELNVTSERPTPSEEPWSTTESKFNSLISKLLLHMGLPEEVANATEVYSNSTQPDGQTEGVSSGVGEDRTKADSCSLYLPALLAVIVLLCK from the coding sequence TGATCCTTTGGCTCCCACAGGTGCACGGGGCGTGGGCCTGCGTGCgctcctgccctcccagctgtgtgtgcaccCCGGAGAGGAGCTGCTCCGTGCGCTGCGACCGCGCCGGGCTGGGCCAGATCCCCAGCGAGTTCCCCTGCGAGGCCTCCTCCATCAACCTGGATAAAAACAGCATCAAGTTCCTGTCCGAGAGGGCCTTCGGGACGCTGCCTTCCCTCAAGTCCCTGTCCCTCAACCACAACAACATCTCCTTCATCACGCCGGGCGCCTTCaaggggctgcccagcctgATGGAGCTGAAGATGGCCCACAACGAGTACATCCGCTACCTGCACACGCGCACCTTCACCGCGCTCCGGCGCCTCGTCAGGCTGGACCTGGCCGACTGCAACCTCTTCAACATCCCAGACAGGATCTTCATcgagctgcctgctctgcaggagctgttcTGCTTCCAGAACAACTTCCGAAGGATCCCAGGCGCCATCAGGGGCATGGAGAACTTGACCCATGTGTACCTGGAGAGAAACAGGATCGAAGCGGTGGCCTATAACTCCCTGCAGGGCCTGACCAAGCTGAAATACCTGAATCTGCAGGACAACAAGATAAATGTCATCCACGAGCGAGCTTTTCAGGGCTGTCAGAGGATGGAGTACCTGTACCTGAATGACAACTTGATCGCTGAGCTTCCAGAAAACTCCTTTGATGGCCTGAGGCACCTAAAGATGCTCAACCTGGGGGGGAATTTTCTCAGGAACATTTCCAACACCTGGTTCCGGGACTTGGGGGAGCTGGAGTTCCTCTACCTGGACCGCAACAGGATCAGCTACATCGAGGAAGGGGCTTTTGAGAACCTCACCAGCCTGGTGGCTCTGCACTTGAACAGCAACAACCTGACGACGCTGCCCTTCTCCGTGTTCGAGCCCGTGTACTTCCTGGGCCGGCTGTACCTCTTCCGCAACCCCTGGGAGTGCGACTGCCGCCTCGAGTGGCTCAAGGAGTGGATGGAGAACTACAGGCTGGTCAGGGACATCCCGTGTGCCTCCCCCTCCTCGGTGGCTGGCGTCGATCTGACGGACGTTCTCTTCGAGAGGTCTCCTGAAGGTTTCTGCCTGGACCCGGAGGAGCTGAACGTCACGTCCGAGCGGCCGACCCCCAGCGAGGAGCCTTGGTCCACCACAGAGAGCAAGTTCAACAGCCTTATCTCCAAACTCCTGCTCCACATGGGCCTTCCTGAAGAGGTGGCAAACGCCACTGAAGTGTACAGTAACAGCACGCAGCCGGACGGACAGACTGAAGGGGTTTCTTCCGGCGTGGGGGAGGACAGAACCAAGGCTGACTCCTGTTCCTTGTACCTCCCAGCACTTTTGGCAGTGATTGTTCTGCTGTGCAAATAA